The following proteins are co-located in the Acanthochromis polyacanthus isolate Apoly-LR-REF ecotype Palm Island chromosome 7, KAUST_Apoly_ChrSc, whole genome shotgun sequence genome:
- the cmklr1 gene encoding chemokine-like receptor 1, with the protein MDMTDYDIFEDYNYSYHDDGNFTPREEAVFQHKSTCLKETLCVLLFVISVVIFLLGFFGNALVIWISGFKMKKTVNTTWYLSLAISDFVFCTFLPISITNTVMEEWIFGRFMCKFAPSVMFLNMFSSIYLLVIISVDRCISVVFPVWAQNQRTVQKASAVVVLAWLLAIGLSIPSAIFRDIGSHLGRTICFNNYTSSPHSHKIVAISRFLAGFVVPFVIILICYSIIFLKLRTNRMTKNSKPFKVMSALIAAFFICWLPYHIFVLLELNHQNYDHDILTTGLQVGTSMAAANSFLNPVLYVFMGNDFKQKFKSSVLSKMENAMADEGRTISRYLSRSSSMDARASTHI; encoded by the coding sequence ATGGACATGACAGATTATGATATCTTTGAGGACTACAACTACAGCTATCACGATGATGGAAATTTCACTCCAAGGGAGGAAGCAGTTTTTCAGCACAAATCAACGTGTTTAAAGGAAACCTTGTGTGTGCTGTTGTTTGTAATCAGTGTGGTCATTTTTCTCCTGGGCTTCTTTGGGAATGCTTTGGTCATCTGGATCTCTGGCTTCAAAATGAAGAAGACGGTCAACACCACCTGGTACCTGAGCCTGGCGATCTCTGACTTTGTCTTCTGCACTTTCCTCCCAATAAGCATCACAAACACGGTGATGGAAGAGTGGATCTTTGGCCGCTTCATGTGCAAGTTTGCACCCTCGGTTATGTTCCTTAACATGTTCAGCAGTATCTACCTCCTTGTCATCATCAGTGTGGACCGCTGTATTTCTGTCGTGTTTCCTGTTTGGGCCCAGAACCAACGCACAGTTCAGAAGGCCTCAGCTGTAGTTGTCCTGGCCTGGCTTCTCGCCATTGGACTGAGCATTCCCTCTGCGATCTTTCGGGATATTGGCAGCCACCTGGGTAGGACCATTTGCTTCAACAACTACACATCAAGCCCACACAGTCACAAGATAGTTGCAATCAGCCGTTTCCTTGCAGGTTTTGTGGTCCcctttgtcatcattttaatcTGCTACTCCATCATCTTCCTCAAACTTCGAACCAACAGGATGACAAAAAACTCCAAACCCTTCAAAGTGATGAGTGCCCTCATTGCTGCTTTCTTCATCTGCTGGCTGCCCTACCACATCTTCGTCCTCCTCGAGCTGAACCATCAGAACTACGACCACGACATTTTAACCACGGGACTCCAAGTAGGCACTTCTATGGCAGCAGCAAATAGTTTCCTCAATCCTGTGCTGTATGTCTTCATGGGCAACGACTTCAAGCAGAAGTTCAAGAGTTCAGTGCTCTCAAAGATGGAGAACGCGATGGCGGATGAAGGCCGCACCATCAGCCGATACCTGTCCAGGTCCAGCTCCATGGACGCCAGAGCGTCTACACACATCTAG